A part of Candidatus Electrothrix aestuarii genomic DNA contains:
- a CDS encoding polysaccharide biosynthesis/export family protein, whose product MRLVKMPYPFFCRYFVTVSVICCFLFSGCAKEKEKIHAPTAVDFKEESIKERIIPASYMVGPSDELEVLYYMDPEYSMGDYIIDAEDKLRVDFYYYPELSKSVQVRPDGFITLPRVGDIKAAGEVPSVLAKKISETFSEYLSQPVVTVELTEFNAKINKLKAAVSSVNRGQAKYAVVRPDGKISLPYLKEPIFAAGSTTIELGKKIENAYRSYIKNISITISLLKANSYRACVIGEVVKSDCYSLSGNTSFLDILARAGGVTTKANTQQIVIISRGDKGRPVSSVIDLQNIIKKQEYYPMVQQYDVIYVPRTWLSETALTAHEIWKIIPLSVSASYNLANIFNKE is encoded by the coding sequence GTGCGATTAGTAAAGATGCCTTATCCATTTTTTTGTAGATATTTTGTTACGGTCTCTGTTATTTGCTGTTTTCTTTTTTCCGGCTGCGCAAAAGAAAAAGAAAAGATTCATGCTCCGACTGCTGTTGATTTTAAGGAGGAATCTATAAAAGAACGTATTATTCCTGCAAGTTATATGGTTGGTCCGTCTGATGAGCTGGAAGTGCTGTACTACATGGACCCGGAATATTCCATGGGCGATTATATTATTGATGCAGAAGACAAGCTGCGTGTTGATTTTTATTATTATCCAGAACTAAGTAAAAGTGTACAAGTCAGACCGGATGGATTTATTACCCTTCCCAGGGTGGGAGATATAAAGGCGGCAGGTGAGGTTCCCAGTGTCCTTGCGAAAAAGATATCGGAGACTTTTTCGGAGTATCTCTCCCAGCCTGTTGTGACTGTCGAATTGACAGAATTTAATGCAAAAATTAACAAGCTGAAAGCTGCTGTCAGCTCAGTAAATAGAGGACAGGCAAAATATGCAGTTGTTCGACCGGATGGTAAAATTTCTCTTCCTTATCTTAAAGAGCCTATTTTTGCGGCTGGCAGTACTACCATAGAGCTCGGTAAAAAAATTGAAAATGCTTACAGAAGTTATATTAAAAATATCAGCATAACTATTTCCCTATTGAAGGCAAATTCGTATCGTGCTTGTGTTATCGGAGAGGTCGTGAAATCAGATTGTTATTCCTTGTCTGGGAATACATCTTTTTTGGATATCCTTGCTCGTGCCGGTGGGGTAACTACTAAAGCGAATACGCAGCAAATTGTTATTATTAGTCGGGGAGATAAAGGTCGCCCTGTTTCGTCTGTGATAGATCTGCAGAACATAATCAAAAAGCAAGAGTACTATCCGATGGTCCAACAATACGATGTTATCTATGTTCCCCGTACTTGGCTTTCAGAAACAGCATTAACAGCACATGAAATTTGGAAAATAATACCACTGAGCGTATCTGCCAGTTATAATCTTGCCAATATATTTAATAAAGAATAA
- a CDS encoding beta-1,6-N-acetylglucosaminyltransferase has protein sequence MKIAYLILAHNNPKQLHRLVKSLASSSSGIFVHIDRKSDIKNFSEVMNESVSFSRERVAVYWRDFSIVEATLILLREAVAHIDQFDYYVVLSGNDYPLRSQAYIINFFNKNKGREFMNIIQMPCKRAGKPLFRLTTYKPRPGDSKLSKTICKIPSRLLSALSYRRDYQLYFQGLQPYAGSAWWALSREACQHILHFIEEEKQLIDFYKNTINPDESLFQTILGNSPYQSRIVRNVTYTDWSGGRAHPINLTERHLEFFQKKPIILEDIYGKGELLFARKFSNDAEKLIRKLDQIIRESED, from the coding sequence ATGAAAATTGCATATCTCATTCTTGCGCATAACAATCCAAAACAACTGCATCGATTGGTTAAATCTCTAGCATCTTCTTCCAGTGGTATTTTTGTTCATATTGACCGAAAATCTGATATAAAAAATTTTTCAGAGGTGATGAATGAAAGTGTTTCTTTCTCTAGAGAGAGAGTAGCTGTTTATTGGCGTGATTTTTCAATAGTGGAGGCGACACTTATCTTGCTAAGAGAAGCAGTTGCTCATATTGATCAGTTTGACTACTATGTTGTTTTAAGTGGTAATGATTATCCTTTGCGGTCTCAGGCGTATATTATTAATTTTTTCAATAAAAATAAGGGAAGAGAATTCATGAATATAATTCAGATGCCCTGCAAGAGAGCCGGAAAACCTCTTTTTCGGCTGACCACATATAAACCACGTCCTGGAGACTCAAAACTTTCCAAGACAATTTGCAAAATACCGAGCAGGTTACTTAGTGCGCTTTCCTATCGTCGTGATTATCAATTGTATTTCCAAGGATTACAACCTTATGCCGGGAGTGCTTGGTGGGCTTTATCCCGTGAAGCGTGTCAGCATATTCTTCATTTTATAGAAGAAGAAAAACAGTTAATTGATTTCTACAAAAATACCATAAATCCTGATGAATCGCTGTTTCAAACAATTTTAGGGAACTCGCCGTATCAATCTCGTATAGTGAGAAATGTTACTTATACGGATTGGAGTGGTGGACGAGCACATCCCATTAATTTAACAGAAAGACACCTTGAATTTTTTCAAAAAAAGCCAATTATTTTAGAGGATATATATGGAAAAGGGGAACTTCTTTTTGCCAGAAAATTTTCTAATGACGCCGAAAAATTAATCAGAAAGCTGGATCAGATTATTAGAGAATCTGAGGATTAG